Proteins encoded within one genomic window of Xylophilus sp. GOD-11R:
- a CDS encoding glycoside hydrolase family 5 protein encodes MKAIPENGEKRSAASPGRRLFLSVAATSVGALASACGSSTEPGVTAAQELGDPRAADPQPDDPRTAAEYLAAMHLGSQAGDYLEMPYLPAGLPNAVGAADFLRMRQEAGLDHVRIPANCAARADVDGVISESFLKLLDTQILLALAQFPRVVLDALHHYLQWKGDHTYDASFDDHERVAPLTAAQHAVRATAIWRQLALRYQAYTTRLSFDLFNEPSQTQQGAFPPGLSAAQLDEWHAGVVGVIRATGGVNAQRMIWFEPWGNRLELLTLPADSGPHGVSPHYYTPSGFTMGSVPLTAAGLADYVADVRYAQAWAASRQVALWIGESGVSRNVPQRTEPRTPADRAEFIAHVRNTAYGLGVPVCVWGYNSNFALFDQAHGTWLPSMLQATTALPAPYPVRSVPPFQTLAGGRIARIFWSNSLWAGFSYDAASGVLHAQENQTDQVQRITLVFPDMAVASEQSWITRATAFEGYWQVGTAPYYFDATAQDQNGVHGLDLRAMTPQGKDIYPVYMPVAPGGFDNAYGPIGSEGNYLGIDLGFDAGSPSGSIALACLRSL; translated from the coding sequence ATGAAAGCAATTCCGGAGAACGGTGAAAAGCGTTCCGCCGCGAGCCCTGGCAGGCGCCTCTTTCTCAGCGTGGCCGCCACGTCCGTCGGCGCCCTGGCATCTGCATGCGGCAGTTCCACCGAACCGGGGGTGACCGCCGCGCAAGAGCTGGGTGATCCTCGCGCTGCCGACCCGCAACCAGACGACCCGCGAACCGCCGCCGAATACCTTGCCGCCATGCATCTCGGGTCACAAGCGGGGGACTACCTCGAGATGCCCTATCTCCCTGCGGGCCTGCCCAATGCGGTCGGTGCCGCCGACTTCCTGCGCATGCGCCAGGAAGCCGGGCTCGATCATGTGCGCATCCCCGCCAATTGCGCCGCCCGGGCGGATGTCGACGGCGTGATTTCCGAGAGCTTCCTGAAGCTTCTGGACACCCAGATTCTGCTGGCGCTCGCGCAATTCCCACGCGTGGTGTTGGACGCGCTGCACCATTACCTGCAGTGGAAGGGCGATCACACCTACGACGCCTCATTCGACGACCACGAGCGTGTGGCGCCACTCACCGCAGCGCAGCACGCGGTCCGAGCGACCGCGATCTGGCGACAGCTGGCGCTCCGCTATCAGGCCTATACAACCCGGCTTTCCTTCGACCTGTTCAATGAGCCGTCGCAGACGCAGCAAGGAGCTTTTCCGCCTGGATTGAGCGCCGCCCAGCTCGATGAATGGCATGCCGGCGTCGTGGGCGTGATCCGGGCGACCGGCGGCGTCAATGCGCAGCGGATGATCTGGTTCGAACCCTGGGGCAACCGCCTCGAGCTCCTGACCCTGCCTGCGGACTCCGGGCCACACGGCGTCTCGCCGCACTACTACACCCCGTCCGGCTTCACCATGGGCTCGGTTCCGCTCACCGCCGCGGGCCTTGCCGACTACGTGGCAGATGTCCGGTATGCCCAGGCCTGGGCGGCGTCGCGTCAGGTCGCCCTGTGGATCGGCGAGTCCGGGGTTTCGCGAAACGTTCCTCAGCGCACCGAGCCACGGACGCCCGCCGATCGAGCCGAATTCATCGCCCATGTCCGCAACACCGCCTACGGCCTGGGTGTGCCGGTTTGTGTTTGGGGCTACAACAGCAACTTCGCGCTGTTCGACCAGGCCCACGGAACCTGGCTGCCGTCGATGCTGCAGGCCACCACGGCGCTTCCCGCGCCCTACCCGGTTCGCTCGGTCCCTCCGTTTCAGACGCTGGCGGGCGGCCGCATCGCCAGGATCTTCTGGTCGAACTCCCTGTGGGCCGGCTTTTCATACGACGCGGCAAGCGGGGTGCTCCATGCCCAGGAAAACCAGACCGACCAGGTGCAACGCATTACGCTGGTCTTTCCGGACATGGCCGTCGCCAGCGAGCAATCGTGGATCACCCGCGCCACGGCTTTCGAAGGCTATTGGCAGGTGGGCACGGCACCGTACTACTTCGACGCTACGGCGCAGGACCAGAACGGCGTGCACGGCCTCGACCTGCGCGCCATGACGCCGCAAGGCAAGGACATCTATCCGGTCTACATGCCGGTCGCACCGGGTGGCTTCGACAACGCCTACGGCCCCATCGGATCGGAAGGCAATTACCTCGGCATCGATCTGGGCTTCGATGCCGGCAGCCCGAGCGGAAGCATTGCGCTGGCCTGTCTTCGTTCGCTCTGA
- a CDS encoding 5-formyltetrahydrofolate cyclo-ligase, whose product MDKAAVRRALIEERLNLPDRLQRADMLQRVMRIWLVGRPDVVIGAYWPIKGEFDPLPALHRWKEDGELTGETQRRRIALPVIDREFKTLSFHAWYPGCPMEEDAYGIPKPKDTELVVPTLLFVPCVGYGAGGHRLGYGGGFYDRTLATLEPKPFTVGLGFTQGFLPDLEPEAHDLPLDAILNDNGVVWPH is encoded by the coding sequence ATGGACAAAGCCGCCGTTCGCCGGGCCCTCATCGAAGAACGCCTGAACCTGCCCGACCGGCTCCAGCGGGCAGACATGCTCCAGCGCGTCATGCGGATATGGCTCGTGGGCCGTCCCGACGTGGTGATCGGGGCCTATTGGCCGATCAAGGGCGAATTCGATCCGCTGCCCGCCCTGCACCGCTGGAAGGAAGACGGCGAGCTCACCGGCGAGACCCAGCGCCGCCGCATCGCCCTGCCGGTGATCGACCGCGAGTTCAAGACACTCAGCTTCCACGCCTGGTACCCCGGCTGCCCGATGGAAGAAGACGCCTACGGCATCCCCAAGCCCAAGGACACCGAGCTCGTCGTGCCCACGCTGCTCTTCGTGCCCTGCGTTGGTTACGGCGCGGGCGGGCATCGGCTCGGCTACGGCGGCGGTTTCTACGACCGCACCCTCGCCACGCTGGAGCCGAAGCCGTTCACGGTCGGGCTCGGCTTCACGCAGGGCTTCCTGCCCGACCTCGAACCCGAGGCGCACGACCTGCCCCTGGACGCCATCCTCAACGACAACGGGGTCGTTTGGCCCCATTGA
- the uvrA gene encoding excinuclease ABC subunit UvrA, giving the protein MTDRPEGTIRIRGARQHNLKNLDLDIRTGELTVVTGPSGSGKSSLVFDTLYAEGQRRYVETFSAYARQFLDRMDKPAVDRVEGVPPAIAIDQTNPVRSSRSTVGTMTELNDHLKLLFARAAQLFDRQTALPVRHDTPDSIYAEMQQRARTMAEGVPPDEGGTDSSADPRLVVTFPVELPGTTSREEIEQWLSASGFTRIHAEREVATPTGPRKVLDVVADRFRIGNAERSRVVEAIEVALKRGAGRVTVHATPPGEGAATEVWRFSTGLHCPESDIRYADPLPSMFSFNSPAGACETCRGFGRVIGVDWGLVIPDDRKTLRAGAIKTIQTPAWAECQDDLMKYAEAAGIPRDTAWNKLTQDQRDWVIEGTPGFREGNWNKQWYGIRRFFGYLESKAYKMHIRVLLSKYRSYTTCPVCAGARLKLEPLLWRIGSQADANEVLPPEKRFLPAGTAWSRAQLEALPGLSLHDLMLLPIERLRRFFDRVEHHGDGTVAGEADAQALRLLFEEITTRLRYLHDVGIGYLTLDRQSRTLSGGEVQRINLTTALGTSLVNTLFVLDEPSIGLHPRDMDRITQAMHRLRDAGNTLVVVEHDPAVMLAADRVIDMGPGPGERGGQIVFDGDIEDLRRADTLTGIYLGGRKQIGMGMKRLVTDSTHRLILEGVREHNLQGVNVDIPLQRLVAITGVSGSGKSSLVQDVLAPALLRHFGKATESPGAHDRLLGADYLADVVFVDQSPIGKTARSNPVSYVGAWDAVREIFAVSALARERKYTAAKFSFNSGDGRCPTCGGSGFEHVEMQFLSDVYLRCPDCDGRRYRAEILEVTIERGGRNLSVADVLELTVNEAAQLFAADREVLRALQPIVDVGLEYVKLGQPVPTLSGGEAQRLKLAGFLAEAAKNGSSSRQPVAKKGTLFLFDEPTTGLHFDDIAKLMRAMRKLLDAGHSLVVIEHNLDVIRASDWVIDLGPEGGEGGGLIVAEGPPEDLRLHPHSHTGKALADYEKALGLGGQAVEEGMPLQQAIRKRRQPPTGLNAIQIVNAREHNLKGISVDIPRGTFTVVTGVSGSGKSTLAFDILFNEGQRRYLESLNAYARSIVQPAGRPEVDAVYGIPPTVAIEQRLSRGGRKSTVGTTTEVWHFLRLLYVKMGVQHCIHDGAAVQPQTEESIVAQLMARFRGRHIGLLAPLVIARKGVYTELADWARPRGYTHLRVDGNFLPTTNFPRIDRFKEHTIELPVTSLRVSPETEAELRAALSQALQHGKGVVHVLSDIETLAEAMESGEPTAGIGTLLAFSTQRACPVCHTSYAELDPRLFSYNSKHGWCPDCVGTGVQLSREQRKVFDDSVLADDQKGREQTFDEPDAEGVGDSACPSCHGSRLNPVARAVLFRGTGIADIAAKSVVEVHDWFDGLALEGREAGIARDLVPEIRSRLEFLAEVGLGYLTLDRGAPTLSGGEAQRIRLAAQLGSNLQGVCYVLDEPTIGLHARDNRILLDALHKLGDKGNTLVVVEHDEDTIRRAEHIIDVGAGAGSRGGRIVAQGSVADISANPDSITGRFLQHAMQHPLQPRRAVAPSLADGAAAPDVEIDWIELRGATLHNLQEVDIDVPLKRLVAITGVSGSGKSTLARDVLLANVQAAVQQRTTRAGRDKDDAGVHPAWAGCESLDGYQGIDRVLEVDQTPIGKTPRSCPATYIGFWDTIRKLFADTLEAKARGYGPGRFSFNTGEGRCPVCEGAGVRTIGMSFLPDVKVPCEACHGARFNPETLAVSWRGKTIGDVLQMEVDEAVDFFAAMPVIAHPLQLLRDVGLGYLTLGQPSPTLSGGEAQRIKLVTELAKVRDDITRRGNKAPHTFYVLDEPTVGLHMSDVQRLVKVLHRLTDGGHSVLVIEHDLDVIAEADWIIDLGPEGGSGGGRVVATASPEDVVRLGTHTGVALAPVLAR; this is encoded by the coding sequence ATGACCGATCGACCCGAAGGCACCATCCGCATCCGTGGCGCGCGCCAGCACAACCTGAAGAACCTGGATCTCGACATCCGCACCGGCGAACTGACGGTGGTGACTGGCCCGAGCGGCTCGGGCAAATCGAGCCTGGTGTTCGACACCCTCTACGCCGAAGGCCAGCGCCGCTACGTGGAGACGTTCTCCGCCTACGCCCGCCAGTTCCTCGACCGCATGGACAAGCCCGCGGTCGACCGCGTGGAAGGCGTGCCGCCGGCCATCGCCATCGACCAGACCAACCCGGTGCGCTCGTCGCGCTCGACGGTCGGCACGATGACCGAGCTCAACGATCACCTGAAGCTGCTGTTCGCCCGCGCCGCCCAGCTGTTCGATCGCCAGACCGCCCTGCCGGTGCGCCATGACACGCCCGACAGCATCTATGCCGAGATGCAGCAGCGTGCCCGCACCATGGCCGAGGGCGTGCCGCCGGACGAAGGCGGCACCGACTCCTCCGCCGACCCGCGCCTGGTCGTCACTTTTCCGGTCGAGCTGCCCGGCACCACTTCGCGCGAAGAGATCGAGCAGTGGCTCTCGGCCAGCGGCTTCACCCGCATCCATGCCGAGCGCGAGGTTGCCACCCCGACCGGTCCCCGCAAGGTGCTCGACGTGGTGGCCGATCGGTTCCGCATCGGCAATGCCGAGCGCTCGCGCGTGGTGGAGGCGATCGAAGTGGCGCTCAAGCGCGGCGCCGGCCGCGTCACGGTGCACGCCACGCCGCCGGGCGAAGGCGCGGCCACCGAGGTCTGGCGTTTTTCCACCGGTCTGCACTGTCCCGAGAGCGACATCCGCTACGCCGACCCGCTGCCGTCGATGTTCAGCTTCAATTCGCCGGCCGGCGCCTGCGAAACGTGTCGCGGCTTCGGCCGGGTCATCGGCGTGGACTGGGGCCTGGTGATTCCCGACGACCGCAAGACCCTGCGCGCCGGCGCCATCAAGACCATCCAGACGCCGGCCTGGGCCGAATGCCAGGACGACCTGATGAAGTACGCGGAAGCCGCCGGCATTCCGCGCGATACCGCCTGGAACAAGCTCACGCAGGACCAGCGCGACTGGGTGATCGAAGGCACGCCCGGCTTCAGGGAAGGCAACTGGAACAAGCAGTGGTACGGCATCCGTCGCTTCTTCGGCTACCTGGAGAGCAAGGCCTACAAGATGCACATCCGGGTGCTGCTGTCGAAGTACCGCAGCTACACCACCTGTCCGGTCTGCGCCGGCGCGCGCCTCAAGCTCGAGCCGCTGCTCTGGCGCATCGGCAGCCAGGCCGACGCGAACGAGGTACTGCCACCCGAAAAACGTTTTCTGCCCGCCGGCACGGCCTGGAGCCGCGCTCAGCTCGAAGCGCTGCCCGGCCTCAGCCTGCACGACCTGATGCTGCTGCCGATCGAACGGCTGCGGCGCTTCTTCGACCGGGTGGAACACCACGGTGACGGCACCGTCGCCGGCGAGGCCGACGCGCAGGCCCTGCGCCTGCTCTTCGAGGAAATCACCACCCGGCTGCGCTACCTGCACGACGTGGGCATCGGCTACCTCACCCTGGACCGCCAGAGCCGCACGCTCTCCGGCGGCGAGGTGCAGCGCATCAACCTCACCACCGCCCTCGGCACCTCGCTGGTCAACACCTTGTTCGTGCTGGACGAGCCCAGCATCGGCCTGCATCCGCGCGACATGGACCGCATCACGCAAGCCATGCACCGGCTGCGCGACGCGGGCAACACGCTGGTGGTGGTCGAGCACGACCCGGCCGTCATGCTGGCCGCCGACCGCGTCATCGACATGGGCCCGGGCCCCGGCGAGCGGGGCGGCCAGATCGTGTTCGACGGCGACATCGAGGACCTGCGCCGCGCCGACACCCTCACCGGCATCTACCTGGGCGGGCGCAAGCAGATCGGCATGGGGATGAAGCGCCTGGTGACCGACAGCACGCACCGGCTCATCCTCGAAGGTGTGCGCGAACACAACCTGCAGGGCGTCAACGTCGACATCCCGCTGCAACGCCTGGTCGCCATCACCGGCGTCAGCGGCTCGGGCAAGTCCAGCCTGGTGCAGGACGTGCTCGCCCCCGCCCTGCTGCGCCACTTCGGCAAGGCCACCGAATCGCCCGGCGCGCACGACCGCCTGCTCGGCGCCGACTACCTGGCCGACGTCGTCTTTGTCGACCAGTCGCCCATCGGCAAGACCGCGCGCTCCAATCCGGTGAGCTACGTGGGCGCCTGGGACGCGGTGCGCGAGATCTTCGCGGTGTCGGCCCTGGCGCGCGAGCGCAAGTACACCGCCGCCAAGTTCAGCTTCAACTCCGGCGACGGGCGTTGCCCCACTTGCGGCGGCTCGGGCTTCGAGCATGTCGAGATGCAGTTCCTGTCCGACGTCTACCTGCGCTGCCCCGACTGCGACGGGCGCCGCTACCGCGCCGAGATCCTGGAAGTGACCATCGAACGCGGCGGCCGCAACCTCAGCGTGGCCGACGTGCTGGAGCTCACCGTGAACGAGGCCGCGCAGCTGTTCGCCGCCGACCGCGAGGTGCTGCGCGCCTTGCAGCCCATCGTCGACGTCGGCCTGGAATACGTGAAGCTCGGCCAGCCGGTGCCCACGCTCTCCGGCGGCGAGGCGCAGCGCCTCAAGCTCGCCGGCTTCCTGGCCGAAGCGGCGAAGAACGGCAGCAGCAGCCGCCAGCCGGTGGCGAAGAAGGGCACGCTGTTCCTGTTCGACGAGCCCACCACCGGCCTGCATTTCGACGACATCGCCAAGCTGATGCGCGCCATGCGCAAGCTGCTCGACGCCGGCCATTCGCTGGTCGTGATCGAGCACAACCTCGACGTGATCCGCGCCAGCGACTGGGTGATCGACCTCGGCCCCGAAGGCGGCGAAGGCGGTGGCCTCATCGTGGCCGAAGGCCCGCCCGAAGACCTGCGCCTGCATCCCCATTCCCACACCGGCAAGGCACTGGCCGACTACGAGAAGGCACTCGGCCTGGGCGGCCAGGCGGTCGAGGAAGGCATGCCGCTGCAGCAGGCGATCCGCAAGCGCCGCCAGCCGCCCACCGGCCTCAATGCGATCCAGATCGTCAATGCCCGCGAGCACAACCTCAAGGGCATCAGCGTGGACATTCCGCGCGGCACCTTCACGGTCGTCACCGGCGTCAGCGGCTCGGGCAAGTCCACGCTGGCATTCGACATCCTGTTCAACGAAGGCCAGCGGCGTTATCTGGAGTCGCTCAACGCCTATGCCCGCAGCATCGTGCAGCCGGCCGGGCGCCCGGAGGTGGATGCGGTCTACGGCATTCCGCCCACCGTGGCCATCGAGCAGCGGCTCTCGCGCGGCGGGCGCAAGAGCACGGTCGGCACCACCACCGAGGTCTGGCATTTCCTGCGCCTGCTCTACGTGAAGATGGGCGTGCAGCACTGCATCCACGACGGCGCCGCCGTGCAGCCGCAGACCGAGGAAAGCATCGTCGCGCAGCTCATGGCGCGCTTTCGCGGCCGGCACATCGGCCTGCTGGCGCCGCTGGTCATCGCCCGCAAGGGTGTCTACACCGAACTCGCCGACTGGGCACGGCCGCGCGGCTACACCCATCTGCGGGTGGACGGCAACTTCCTGCCGACCACCAACTTCCCGCGCATCGACCGCTTCAAGGAGCACACCATCGAGCTGCCGGTGACGAGCCTGCGCGTGTCGCCGGAAACCGAGGCCGAACTGCGAGCCGCGCTCTCGCAGGCCCTGCAGCATGGCAAGGGTGTGGTGCACGTGCTGTCGGACATCGAAACCCTGGCAGAAGCCATGGAGTCGGGCGAACCCACCGCCGGCATCGGCACGCTGCTGGCGTTTTCCACCCAGCGCGCCTGCCCGGTCTGCCACACCAGCTATGCCGAGCTCGACCCGCGCCTGTTCAGCTACAACAGCAAGCACGGCTGGTGTCCCGACTGCGTGGGCACCGGCGTGCAGCTGAGCCGCGAGCAACGCAAGGTCTTCGACGACTCGGTGCTCGCCGACGACCAGAAGGGCCGCGAGCAAACGTTCGACGAACCCGATGCCGAAGGCGTGGGCGACTCCGCCTGCCCCAGCTGCCACGGCTCCCGGCTCAACCCGGTGGCGCGCGCGGTGCTGTTCCGTGGCACCGGCATCGCCGACATCGCCGCCAAGAGCGTGGTCGAGGTGCACGACTGGTTCGACGGCCTGGCGCTCGAAGGCCGCGAAGCCGGCATCGCCCGCGACCTGGTGCCGGAGATCCGCAGCCGGCTGGAATTTCTGGCCGAGGTCGGATTGGGCTATCTCACGCTCGACCGGGGCGCGCCCACGCTCTCGGGCGGCGAAGCCCAGCGCATCCGGCTGGCCGCGCAGCTCGGCAGCAACCTGCAAGGCGTCTGCTACGTGCTCGACGAACCCACCATCGGCCTGCATGCGCGCGACAACCGCATCCTGCTCGACGCGCTGCACAAGCTCGGCGACAAGGGCAACACCCTGGTGGTGGTGGAGCACGACGAAGACACCATCCGCCGCGCCGAGCACATCATCGACGTGGGCGCCGGGGCCGGCAGCCGCGGCGGCCGCATCGTGGCCCAGGGCTCGGTGGCCGACATCTCCGCCAACCCCGACTCCATCACCGGCCGCTTCCTGCAGCACGCCATGCAGCACCCGCTGCAGCCGCGTCGTGCGGTGGCGCCCTCGCTGGCCGACGGCGCCGCGGCGCCCGACGTAGAGATCGACTGGATCGAACTGCGCGGCGCCACCCTGCACAACCTGCAGGAAGTCGACATCGACGTGCCGCTCAAGCGCCTGGTTGCCATCACCGGCGTCAGCGGTTCCGGCAAGTCGACCCTGGCCCGCGACGTGCTGCTGGCCAATGTGCAAGCTGCCGTGCAGCAGCGCACCACGAGGGCCGGCCGCGACAAGGACGACGCCGGCGTGCACCCCGCCTGGGCCGGCTGCGAATCGCTGGACGGCTACCAGGGCATCGACCGGGTGCTCGAGGTCGACCAGACGCCCATCGGCAAGACGCCGCGCAGCTGCCCGGCCACCTACATCGGATTCTGGGACACCATCCGCAAGCTCTTCGCCGACACCCTGGAGGCCAAGGCGCGCGGCTACGGCCCGGGCCGCTTCTCGTTCAACACCGGCGAGGGCCGCTGCCCGGTCTGCGAAGGCGCGGGCGTGCGCACCATCGGCATGAGCTTCCTGCCAGACGTGAAGGTGCCCTGCGAAGCCTGCCACGGCGCGCGCTTCAACCCCGAGACGCTGGCGGTGAGCTGGCGCGGCAAGACCATCGGCGACGTGCTGCAGATGGAGGTCGACGAGGCCGTCGACTTCTTCGCGGCCATGCCGGTCATCGCCCATCCGCTACAACTGTTGCGCGACGTCGGCCTGGGCTATCTCACGCTCGGCCAGCCCTCGCCCACGCTTTCGGGCGGCGAGGCGCAGCGCATCAAGCTGGTGACCGAACTGGCCAAGGTGCGCGACGACATCACGCGCCGCGGCAACAAGGCACCGCACACCTTTTATGTGCTCGACGAACCCACCGTGGGACTGCACATGTCCGACGTGCAGCGGCTGGTCAAGGTGCTGCACCGGCTCACCGACGGCGGCCACAGCGTGCTGGTGATCGAACACGATCTCGACGTCATCGCCGAGGCCGACTGGATCATCGATCTCGGACCCGAAGGCGGATCCGGCGGCGGCCGGGTCGTGGCCACCGCTTCGCCCGAAGACGTGGTGCGGCTGGGCACCCATACCGGCGTGGCGCTGGCGCCGGTGCTGGCACGCTGA
- a CDS encoding LytTR family DNA-binding domain-containing protein produces the protein MGAALPTASRLRCGLRRRSERGMKVVVAEDDPQQQAFLVELVLELRPTWQVVARVDSVAQVVQAVAQHKPDLLMLDIHMKDSDEPSWLGALSGNTAVIFTTGDASFAVDAFDVAAVDYLLKPITRERLAKAFDKLYKRAIESRAPGRPPVLPLATITAARGTDMVVYQTSEIYYFQADNKYTRVVMADQEGLVRTPIAEFEQLLDGKFFKRIHRSTLLNFRFVERVRRDDMGRLRVKLYGMTEELTVSKPYELQFKVM, from the coding sequence GTGGGCGCGGCCCTGCCGACCGCATCCCGCCTGCGTTGCGGCCTGCGCCGGCGGTCGGAGCGCGGCATGAAGGTGGTGGTCGCCGAAGACGATCCGCAGCAGCAGGCGTTTCTGGTCGAGCTGGTGCTGGAACTGCGCCCGACCTGGCAGGTCGTCGCCCGGGTCGACAGCGTCGCGCAGGTGGTGCAGGCGGTGGCCCAGCACAAGCCCGACCTGCTGATGCTCGACATCCACATGAAGGACAGCGACGAGCCTTCGTGGCTCGGCGCGCTCTCGGGCAACACGGCCGTCATCTTCACCACCGGCGACGCCAGCTTCGCGGTGGACGCCTTCGACGTGGCCGCGGTCGACTACCTGCTCAAGCCCATTACCCGTGAACGCCTGGCCAAGGCCTTCGACAAGCTCTACAAGCGGGCGATCGAAAGCCGCGCGCCCGGCCGCCCGCCGGTGCTGCCGCTGGCCACCATCACCGCCGCCCGGGGCACCGACATGGTGGTCTACCAGACCTCCGAGATCTACTACTTCCAGGCCGACAACAAGTACACCCGCGTGGTCATGGCCGACCAGGAAGGCCTGGTGCGCACGCCCATCGCCGAATTCGAGCAGCTGCTCGACGGCAAGTTCTTCAAGCGCATCCACCGCTCCACCCTGCTCAACTTCCGCTTCGTCGAGCGGGTGCGGCGCGACGACATGGGTCGCCTGCGGGTCAAGCTTTACGGCATGACCGAGGAGCTGACGGTGAGCAAGCCCTACGAACTGCAATTCAAGGTGATGTAG
- a CDS encoding multifunctional CCA addition/repair protein — MQIYKVGGAIRDALLGLPVQDTDWVVVGATPEALREQGYLPVGKDFPVFLHPGTREEYALARTERKTAPGYHGFSFHASPEVTLEEDLARRDLTVNAMAQPVDAAGLDGLVDPFGGQRDIEQRVLRHVTDAFREDPVRILRLARFAARFDDFTVAPETLALMRAMVAEGEVDALVAERVWQELARGLMEKRPSRMLEVLRDCGALARLLPEVDRLWGVPQRADYHPEVDTGVHLCMVLDMSARLQAPLEARFACLTHDLGKGTTPADVLPRHIGHEGRSARLLGPLCDRLRVPLACRATADVVAREHGNIHRSEGFDAAAVLRLLERCDALRRPERFADVLLACECDARGRLGLDDSPYPQRERLARAQAAAQAVDTAPVAAAAAAAGARGPKIGEAVTRAREAAVAAALATSP; from the coding sequence ATGCAAATCTACAAAGTCGGCGGCGCGATCCGCGACGCCCTGCTGGGGCTGCCGGTGCAGGACACCGACTGGGTGGTGGTGGGCGCCACGCCCGAGGCTTTGCGCGAGCAGGGCTATCTGCCGGTCGGCAAGGACTTTCCGGTGTTTCTGCACCCGGGAACGCGCGAGGAATACGCCCTGGCCCGCACCGAACGCAAGACCGCGCCCGGCTACCACGGCTTCAGTTTCCACGCCTCGCCCGAAGTGACGCTGGAAGAAGACCTGGCGCGGCGCGACCTCACCGTCAACGCCATGGCCCAGCCGGTCGATGCGGCCGGGCTCGACGGCCTGGTCGACCCGTTCGGCGGCCAGCGCGACATCGAGCAGCGCGTGCTGCGCCATGTCACCGACGCCTTCCGCGAAGACCCGGTGCGCATCCTGCGGCTGGCGCGCTTCGCCGCGCGTTTCGACGATTTCACCGTCGCGCCCGAAACCCTGGCGCTGATGCGCGCGATGGTGGCCGAGGGCGAGGTGGACGCGCTGGTGGCCGAGCGCGTCTGGCAGGAGCTGGCACGCGGCCTGATGGAAAAACGCCCGTCGCGCATGCTCGAAGTGCTGCGCGACTGCGGCGCGCTGGCGCGGCTGCTGCCCGAGGTCGATCGGCTCTGGGGCGTGCCGCAGCGCGCCGACTACCACCCCGAGGTCGACACCGGCGTGCACCTGTGCATGGTGCTCGACATGTCGGCCCGCCTGCAGGCGCCGCTGGAAGCCCGCTTCGCCTGCCTGACCCACGACCTCGGCAAGGGCACCACGCCCGCCGACGTGCTGCCGCGCCATATCGGCCACGAAGGCCGCAGCGCGCGCCTGCTCGGACCCTTGTGCGACCGGCTGCGGGTGCCGCTGGCCTGCCGGGCGACCGCCGACGTGGTGGCGCGCGAGCACGGCAACATCCACCGCAGCGAGGGCTTCGATGCTGCGGCGGTGCTGCGGCTGCTGGAGCGTTGCGACGCCCTGCGACGGCCGGAGCGTTTCGCCGACGTGCTGCTGGCCTGCGAATGCGATGCGCGCGGGCGCCTGGGGCTGGACGACTCGCCCTATCCGCAGCGCGAACGGCTGGCGCGGGCGCAGGCGGCAGCGCAGGCGGTGGACACCGCGCCGGTCGCGGCGGCGGCGGCGGCGGCCGGCGCGCGCGGGCCGAAGATCGGCGAGGCGGTCACGCGTGCCCGGGAGGCCGCCGTGGCGGCGGCCCTGGCTACATCACCTTGA